A section of the Humulus lupulus chromosome 2, drHumLupu1.1, whole genome shotgun sequence genome encodes:
- the LOC133819724 gene encoding uncharacterized protein LOC133819724 isoform X2, producing the protein MQKQAVTVEPPYCHVEKPSETWHVSIGDWNRLLLTQSRKMPRAQASPAVLSLVTPNFAFFRNLRLSLSKPSQKKPISLSSMARTGGRESQGKKRKRERENQKKHEEEVVQRKDPLEVFGTDIMSTVLSYLDAHSLAPSLLVSRAWNGVASSDRLWASKARITKYDLCDHVWEVHFNKAAPEYWRNLDPYWKGGGPLLRRYFHLDGSQTADPGDPTWGGHESCYCTVTSYLGEEQIRDHYVRINRWPRMNVYRKQDWSWKMSNHLYCYSSIPDPHKQGGTGPPFSVV; encoded by the exons ATGCAAAAGCAAGCAGTTACTGTAGAACCGCCATATTGCCACGTGGAAAAGCCAAGTGAAACGTGGCACGTATCTATTGGTGATTGGAACAGACTCCTACTCACGCAAAGCAGGAAAATGCCACGTGCCCAAGCTTCACCAGCTGTGTTGTCACTTGTCACTCCCAATTTTGCCTTTTTTCGCAATCtacgtctctctctctctaaacccAGCCAAAAGAAACCTATCTCTCTCTCCTCAATGGCGCGAACCGGAGGGCGAGAATCGCAGGGAAAGAAGAGGaagcgagagagagagaaccaGAAGAAGCACGAAGAAGAAGTTGTTCAAAGGAAGGATCCATTGGAGGTTTTTGGTACGGACATAATGTCGACGGTACTCAGTTATCTCGACGCACACAGCTTGGCACCCTCTCTTCTCGTCTCTCGTGCCTGGAACGGCGTCGCTTCCTCCGATCGCCTCTGGGCCTCGAAG GCACGCATTACGAAGTATGATCTGTGCGACCATGTTTGGGAGGTGCATTTCAACAAG GCAGCTCCAGAATACTGGCGTAATCTCGATCCTTACTGGAAGGGTGGTGGGCCTCTCCTCCGCCGGTACTTCCATCTCGATGGGAGCCAAACAGCAGATCCCGGTGACCCAACATGGGGCGGCCACGAAAGCTGCTATTGTACTGTTACAAGTTACCTTGGGGAGGAACAGATCAGGGATCACTATGTAAGAATAAACAGATGGCCAAGAATGAATGTATATAGAAAGCAGGACTGGAGCTGGAAGATGTCCAACCACCTCTATTGCTACTCAAGCATTCCTGACCCTCATAAACAAGGTGGAACTGGACCACCATTTTCAGTTGTGTAA
- the LOC133816776 gene encoding uncharacterized protein LOC133816776 — translation MLKPRPAEKDYYLSLTEGDLPLYPGLGQDPSETDEEEDATFEKMAEKVSQVVEAAKIFVDAAPGEDVAGPTPPIAPTSAPASTCAPTSAPASASAPTPTPTPASASTSAPELADLIERLDRVEGRQETLLKNQSVILDVLSQILTFVKEKPRGSNEDSESESLDTPLDYVDDPTTPPTIIVTPDAETPGVVIVNPEDVAGVQFQRARRQRRKPDWFEDYTDPTRKRPRTAAAAPADEATHVLDPLKKPDPKQYRTMCKWLLGDMPNKTPRDVKTGSHGPAWFLMLKTPQSWLNDGHIDAAEHMLRMRRKYFPNIYRQNAVVMNSYFSQVIPARYDQFKKTADKTKYYWDADIMSMLTGIEQQFLASWGGVEDVYWCQNYGQQQWFAIEASISSWTLTVYDSDNSVISDAKLEDIMSPWCFMLPSLLMQSKLFTDSLMLKIPSAGNRPHQFTLRRKQKQELPQSKRSGDCGVYAIKYIEHLMVGLPLETICDENMEVFRNKWTTDLWYQNLLP, via the exons atgttgaagcctcggccagcagaaaaagactattacttgtctttgactgagggagatcttcccctttatcctgggcttggccaggatccctcggagactgatgaggaggaggatgcgacttttgagaaaatggCAGAGAAAGTTTCTCAGGTTGTtgaggcagccaagatatttgttgatgctgccccgggggaggatgttgcaggtcccacccctcctattGCCCCaacctcagccccagcctcaacctgtgccccaacatcagccccagcctcagcgtcagccccaacaccaaccccaacaccagcctcagcctcaacctcagcccctgagctggccgacttgattgagcggttggacagagtcgagggtcgacaggagaccctcttgaagaaccagtcagtgatcttggacgtactcagtcagatcctgacatttgttaaggagaaaccgaggggCTCCAATGAAGATTCAGAGTCAGAGTCATTGGATACTCCGttagactatgttgatgatccaacgacgcctcctaccatcattgtgacacctgatgctgagactccgggagtcgttattgtcaaccctgaggatgttgctggggttcagtttcagagggctagacgccaaagacgcaagccagattggtttgaggactatacggatcccacgaggaaaagacctcgcactgctgcagctgcaccagcagacgaggctacacatgtgctggaccctctcaagaagccagatcccaaacagtataggacaatgtgcaagtggcttcttggagacatgcccaacaagaccccgcgggatgtaaagactgggagtCATGGTCCAGCGTGGTTTCTGATGTTGAAGACACCCCAATCctggctcaatgatggg catattgatgcggcagaacacatgcttcgtatgcgtcgcaagtattttcccaatatatatcgacagaatgcagttgtgatgaacagttatttctcacaagtgatacctgcccgatatgatcagttcaagaaaacagccgacaaaacaaagtattattgggatgctgacattatgtccatgttgaccggcatcgagcagcagtttctggcatcttggggaggagttgaggatgtatattggtgccagaactatggacaacaacaatggtttgccattgaggcttccatttctagttggactctgactgtttacgattcagacaactcggtgattagtgacgcaaagcttgaggatattatgagtccatggtgctttatgctaccttctctgttaatgcagagtaaactgtttactgatagcttgatgttgaagattccatcagcaggaaataggccgcatcagttcacattgcgtcgcaaacagaaacaagagctccctcagtcaaagagaag cggggattgtggtgtgtatgctatcaagtatattgagcatctaatggtcggtcttccattggaaactatctgcgatgaaaatatggaggtgttcaggaacaagtggaccacagacttgtggtatcaaaatttgttaccttga
- the LOC133819724 gene encoding uncharacterized protein LOC133819724 isoform X1: MQKQAVTVEPPYCHVEKPSETWHVSIGDWNRLLLTQSRKMPRAQASPAVLSLVTPNFAFFRNLRLSLSKPSQKKPISLSSMARTGGRESQGKKRKRERENQKKHEEEVVQRKDPLEVFGTDIMSTVLSYLDAHSLAPSLLVSRAWNGVASSDRLWASKCEELWLHKAHIPCLSQTPGLTKLAAYSLSFMDGKRARITKYDLCDHVWEVHFNKAAPEYWRNLDPYWKGGGPLLRRYFHLDGSQTADPGDPTWGGHESCYCTVTSYLGEEQIRDHYVRINRWPRMNVYRKQDWSWKMSNHLYCYSSIPDPHKQGGTGPPFSVV; the protein is encoded by the exons ATGCAAAAGCAAGCAGTTACTGTAGAACCGCCATATTGCCACGTGGAAAAGCCAAGTGAAACGTGGCACGTATCTATTGGTGATTGGAACAGACTCCTACTCACGCAAAGCAGGAAAATGCCACGTGCCCAAGCTTCACCAGCTGTGTTGTCACTTGTCACTCCCAATTTTGCCTTTTTTCGCAATCtacgtctctctctctctaaacccAGCCAAAAGAAACCTATCTCTCTCTCCTCAATGGCGCGAACCGGAGGGCGAGAATCGCAGGGAAAGAAGAGGaagcgagagagagagaaccaGAAGAAGCACGAAGAAGAAGTTGTTCAAAGGAAGGATCCATTGGAGGTTTTTGGTACGGACATAATGTCGACGGTACTCAGTTATCTCGACGCACACAGCTTGGCACCCTCTCTTCTCGTCTCTCGTGCCTGGAACGGCGTCGCTTCCTCCGATCGCCTCTGGGCCTCGAAG TGCGAGGAATTGTGGCTTCACAAAGCGCACATACCTTGCTTGTCTCAAACCCCGGGACTAACGAAGTTGGCCGCTTACTCCTTATCTTTCATGGATGGCAAGCGA GCACGCATTACGAAGTATGATCTGTGCGACCATGTTTGGGAGGTGCATTTCAACAAG GCAGCTCCAGAATACTGGCGTAATCTCGATCCTTACTGGAAGGGTGGTGGGCCTCTCCTCCGCCGGTACTTCCATCTCGATGGGAGCCAAACAGCAGATCCCGGTGACCCAACATGGGGCGGCCACGAAAGCTGCTATTGTACTGTTACAAGTTACCTTGGGGAGGAACAGATCAGGGATCACTATGTAAGAATAAACAGATGGCCAAGAATGAATGTATATAGAAAGCAGGACTGGAGCTGGAAGATGTCCAACCACCTCTATTGCTACTCAAGCATTCCTGACCCTCATAAACAAGGTGGAACTGGACCACCATTTTCAGTTGTGTAA
- the LOC133819726 gene encoding NADH dehydrogenase [ubiquinone] 1 alpha subcomplex subunit 13-B yields the protein MTEAMIRNKPGMASVKDMPVLQDGPPPGGFAPVRYARRIPNKGPSAIALFLTTFGAFSWGMYQVGQGNKIRRALKEEKYAARSAILPVLQAEEDERFVHEWKKYLEYEADVMKDVPGWKVGENVYNSGRWMPPATGELRPEVW from the exons ATGACTGAGGCTATGATTCGGAACAAGCCCGGCATGGCCAGCGTCAAGGACATGCCGGTCCTCCAAGACGGGCCTCCTCCGGGTGGGTTCGCCCCGGTCCGATACGCTCGCCGGATCCCCAACAAGGGTCCCAGCGCCATCGCCCTTTTCCTCACTACCTTTGGAGCATTCTCTTGGGGTATGTACCAGGTTGGCCAGGGAAACAAGATCCGAAG GGCGCTTAAAGAAGAAAAGTATGCTGCTCGCTCAGCCATACTGCCAGTGCTGCAAGCTGAGGAAGATGAAAG ATTTGTCCATGAGTGGAAGAAGTATCTTGAATACGAGGCCGACGTGATGAAGGATGTTCCGGGCTGGAAAGTTGGTGAGAATGTTTACAACTCCGGGAGATGGATGCCCCCAGCAACAGGCGAGCTCCGTCCCGAAGTCTGGTGA
- the LOC133815653 gene encoding probable glutathione S-transferase codes for MGDDEVVKLHGHWASPFSARVLWALNLKGIPFEFITEDLPNKSELLLQYNPVHKKIPVLVHGGKPICESMVIIEYIEDTWPHTPTLLPKDPYDRALARFWVQFAELKGPSIWMVFRSLGEEQEKAKKESVEMLRRIEELCSEKIKGDNDDNKFFGGEEIGILDIAFGGMIVEWYDVIEEIVGVKLFEPQQFPHLHQWVKHFKQVPVVKQNLPSHHDLLLFFKAIRQNLIPST; via the exons ATGGGTGATGATGAGGTGGTGAAGTTACATGGACACTGGGCGAGTCCCTTCAGTGCTAGGGTTTTATGGGCACTCAATCTCAAAGGCATACCCTTTGAGTTCAtaacagaagaccttcccaacAAGAGTGAGTTGCTCTTACAGTACAACCCAGTTCACAAGAAGATCCCAGTGCTCGTTCATGGCGGAAAACCTATCTGTGAATCCATGGTGATCATCGAGTACATTGAAGACACATGGCCTCACACCCCTACCTTGCTCCCTAAAGACCCTTACGACAGAGCCTTAGCTCGCTTTTGGGTTCAGTTTGCTGAACTTAAG GGCCCATCAATATGGATGGTATTTCGAAGCTTGGGAGAAGAACAAGAGAAAGCAAAGAAAGAGAGTGTTGAAATGCTGAGAAGAATTGAAGAGTTATGTAGTGAAAAGATTAAAGGAGACAATGATGATAACAAGTTCTTTGGTGGAGAAGAGATTGGAATTTTGGACATAGCTTTTGGAGGTATGATTGTTGAGTGGTATGATGTAATTGAAGAGATTGTAGGTGTGAAGTTGTTTGAGCCCCAACAATTCCCTCATCTTCATCAATGGGTTAAACACTTCAAACAAGTCCCTGTTGTTAAACAAAACCTTCCTTCTCATCATGATTTGTTGCTCTTTTTTAAGGCTATTAGACAAAATTTAATCCCATCTACTTAG
- the LOC133819724 gene encoding uncharacterized protein LOC133819724 isoform X3 — translation MGVFTGFQYFLSWGSSCECEELWLHKAHIPCLSQTPGLTKLAAYSLSFMDGKRARITKYDLCDHVWEVHFNKAAPEYWRNLDPYWKGGGPLLRRYFHLDGSQTADPGDPTWGGHESCYCTVTSYLGEEQIRDHYVRINRWPRMNVYRKQDWSWKMSNHLYCYSSIPDPHKQGGTGPPFSVV, via the exons ATGGGAGTCTTCACAGGCTTTCAATACTTTCTTTCATGGGGGTCTTCATGTGAG TGCGAGGAATTGTGGCTTCACAAAGCGCACATACCTTGCTTGTCTCAAACCCCGGGACTAACGAAGTTGGCCGCTTACTCCTTATCTTTCATGGATGGCAAGCGA GCACGCATTACGAAGTATGATCTGTGCGACCATGTTTGGGAGGTGCATTTCAACAAG GCAGCTCCAGAATACTGGCGTAATCTCGATCCTTACTGGAAGGGTGGTGGGCCTCTCCTCCGCCGGTACTTCCATCTCGATGGGAGCCAAACAGCAGATCCCGGTGACCCAACATGGGGCGGCCACGAAAGCTGCTATTGTACTGTTACAAGTTACCTTGGGGAGGAACAGATCAGGGATCACTATGTAAGAATAAACAGATGGCCAAGAATGAATGTATATAGAAAGCAGGACTGGAGCTGGAAGATGTCCAACCACCTCTATTGCTACTCAAGCATTCCTGACCCTCATAAACAAGGTGGAACTGGACCACCATTTTCAGTTGTGTAA